One window of Solwaraspora sp. WMMA2056 genomic DNA carries:
- the pstS gene encoding phosphate ABC transporter substrate-binding protein PstS translates to MNRKSLRLAALPAAVMLTLGVAACGNDGDNGSESGNGSETSVSGTLAGAGASSQGAAMEAWIAGFTSVAPDATVTYDPIGSGGGREQFTSGGTQFAGSDAYLDEEEIAAALATCGDQGFIEFPGYISPIAVAYNLPSVETLNLSPSVIAKIFDTKITKWNDPAIAELNPEATLPDLAITAVHRSDESGTTENFVDYLAKAAPADWPYEVSGDWPTQTGEAAAQTQGVAAALRSGEGTIGYIDASQATDLGVAAVQVGEDFVEYSAEAAAAVVDAAETVSGRPEFSFAIDLPRDTTEAGVYPIVLVSYQLACVNYDSQETVDLVKAFFNYLISEEGQQAAADNAGSAPISAELRTQAQQAIDAITVAG, encoded by the coding sequence GTGAATCGTAAGTCCCTCCGGCTGGCCGCCCTGCCGGCCGCCGTCATGCTTACCCTCGGCGTGGCCGCGTGCGGCAACGACGGCGACAACGGCTCGGAGTCTGGTAACGGCTCCGAGACCTCGGTCAGCGGCACCCTCGCTGGCGCCGGCGCCTCCTCGCAGGGCGCCGCGATGGAGGCGTGGATCGCCGGATTCACCTCCGTGGCCCCCGACGCGACCGTCACCTACGACCCGATCGGCTCGGGCGGCGGCCGCGAGCAGTTCACCTCCGGCGGCACCCAGTTCGCCGGTTCGGACGCCTACCTCGACGAGGAGGAGATCGCCGCGGCCCTGGCCACCTGTGGCGACCAGGGCTTCATCGAGTTCCCCGGCTACATCAGCCCGATCGCCGTGGCCTACAACCTGCCGAGCGTCGAGACGCTGAACCTGTCGCCCTCGGTGATCGCGAAGATCTTCGACACCAAGATCACCAAGTGGAACGACCCGGCGATCGCCGAGCTCAACCCGGAAGCCACCCTGCCGGACCTGGCGATCACCGCCGTGCACCGCTCCGACGAGTCCGGCACCACCGAGAACTTCGTCGACTACCTGGCCAAGGCCGCCCCGGCCGACTGGCCGTACGAGGTCTCCGGCGACTGGCCGACCCAGACCGGTGAGGCCGCCGCCCAGACCCAGGGTGTGGCCGCCGCGCTGCGCTCCGGCGAGGGCACCATCGGCTACATCGACGCCTCCCAGGCCACCGACCTCGGTGTCGCCGCGGTCCAGGTCGGCGAGGACTTCGTCGAGTACTCGGCCGAGGCCGCCGCGGCCGTCGTCGACGCCGCCGAGACCGTCTCCGGCCGCCCGGAGTTCAGCTTCGCGATCGACCTGCCCCGGGACACCACCGAGGCCGGCGTCTACCCGATCGTGCTGGTCTCCTACCAGCTGGCCTGCGTCAACTACGACAGCCAGGAGACCGTCGACCTGGTCAAGGCGTTCTTCAACTACCTGATCAGTGAGGAGGGCCAGCAGGCCGCCGCCGACAACGCCGGCTCCGCGCCGATCTCCGCCGAGCTGCGGACCCAGGCGCAGCAGGCCATCGACGCGATCACCGTCGCCGGCTGA
- the pstB gene encoding phosphate ABC transporter ATP-binding protein PstB: MAKRIEVSDLDIYYGAFKAVEQVDMTIEPRSVTALIGPSGCGKSTFLRSLNRMHEVVPGGRVTGKVAMDGDDLYGVGVDPVAVRRQVGMVFQRPNPFPTMSIYDNVAAGVKLNGGRMRKAELDELVEQTLRGANLWEEVKDRLGRPGSSLSGGQQQRLCIARAIAVKPAVLLMDEPCSALDPISTLAIEDLMHQLKTEFTIVIVTHNMQQAARVSDRTGFFNIAGTGQPGKLIEMDDTQKIFSNPKIKATEDYITGRFG, translated from the coding sequence GTGGCCAAGCGAATCGAAGTCTCCGACCTGGACATCTACTACGGCGCGTTCAAAGCCGTCGAGCAGGTCGACATGACCATCGAGCCGCGGTCGGTGACGGCGCTGATCGGCCCGTCCGGCTGCGGCAAGTCGACCTTCCTGCGCTCGCTGAACCGGATGCACGAGGTCGTGCCCGGCGGCCGGGTCACCGGCAAGGTGGCGATGGACGGCGATGACCTGTACGGCGTCGGCGTCGACCCGGTCGCCGTCCGGCGCCAGGTCGGCATGGTCTTCCAGCGTCCCAACCCGTTCCCGACCATGTCGATCTACGACAACGTGGCGGCCGGGGTGAAGCTCAACGGTGGCCGGATGCGCAAGGCGGAGCTCGACGAACTCGTCGAGCAGACGCTGCGCGGCGCGAACCTGTGGGAGGAGGTCAAGGACCGGCTGGGCCGGCCCGGTTCCAGCCTCTCCGGCGGGCAGCAGCAGCGGCTGTGCATCGCGCGGGCGATCGCGGTCAAGCCGGCGGTGCTGCTGATGGACGAGCCGTGCTCGGCGCTGGACCCGATCTCCACCCTCGCCATCGAGGACCTGATGCACCAGCTGAAGACCGAGTTCACCATCGTGATCGTCACGCACAACATGCAGCAGGCGGCGCGGGTCAGCGACCGGACCGGCTTCTTCAACATCGCCGGCACCGGTCAGCCCGGCAAGCTGATCGAGATGGACGACACGCAGAAGATCTTCAGTAACCCGAAGATCAAGGCGACCGAGGACTACATCACCGGCCGGTTCGGCTGA
- a CDS encoding helix-turn-helix domain-containing protein, with product MNAEAVSDEPAPTDRLQHRARVHAALGDPARLAMVDLLRLGDAAPGELGRRLGLASNLVAHHVKVLQEVGLLRRVRSEGDRRRSYLQLVPGVLDQLAAAPVRGAQRVVFVCTRNSARSQLAAALWHHRGPTPAASAGTRPAGRVHPRAVALARRHGLDLDPTRTAHVTDVVAAGDLVIAVCDNAHEELTGADAPDLHWSVPDPVRVDTDAAFESAYTDLAGRIDRLAPAIARTRAAIPAPPGAHHV from the coding sequence ATGAACGCTGAGGCAGTTTCCGACGAGCCGGCGCCGACCGACCGGCTGCAGCACCGGGCCCGGGTGCACGCCGCACTCGGCGACCCGGCCCGGCTGGCCATGGTCGACCTGCTGCGCCTCGGCGACGCCGCTCCCGGCGAGCTCGGCCGGCGGCTCGGCCTGGCCAGCAACCTGGTCGCCCACCACGTCAAGGTGCTGCAGGAGGTCGGCCTGCTGCGCCGGGTCCGTTCCGAGGGCGACCGCCGCCGCAGCTACCTGCAACTGGTGCCGGGTGTGCTGGACCAGCTGGCGGCGGCCCCGGTGCGCGGCGCGCAGCGGGTGGTCTTCGTCTGCACCCGCAACTCCGCCCGCTCGCAGCTGGCCGCCGCACTGTGGCACCACCGTGGCCCCACCCCGGCCGCGTCCGCCGGCACCCGGCCGGCCGGCCGCGTCCACCCCCGGGCCGTGGCGCTCGCCCGCCGGCACGGCCTCGACCTCGACCCCACCCGTACGGCGCACGTCACCGACGTCGTCGCCGCCGGCGACCTGGTCATCGCGGTCTGCGACAACGCCCACGAGGAGCTGACCGGGGCGGACGCGCCGGACCTGCACTGGTCGGTGCCGGATCCGGTCCGCGTGGACACCGACGCCGCCTTCGAGTCGGCGTACACCGATCTTGCCGGCCGGATCGACCGGCTGGCCCCCGCCATCGCCCGCACCAGGGCCGCCATTCCCGCACCACCCGGAGCCCACCATGTCTGA
- a CDS encoding Gfo/Idh/MocA family oxidoreductase: MTRWGILATGAIAASFVEDLRLLPDAEVVAVGSRSADSARTFADRFDIPRAYGSWAELAADDEVDVVYVATPHSAHHAATMTCLDAGRAVLCEKPFTLDLASSTELVQTARARDVFLMEAMWMRCNPTVRRVTELIADGAIGEVVSVHADFGLAGPFAAESRMRNPALGGGALLDLGIYPVSLAHLILGRPDAVHAWASLTPEGVDQNTGVLLGYDSGAVAALTCGIVGATPVTATITGSTGRIALPDPFICPDEFTIRRGTGDPEVVRVVEPAGNGYQYEAAEVHRCLAAGLRESPLVPHAVTLEVMELLDTIRGQIGVSYT; the protein is encoded by the coding sequence ATGACTCGTTGGGGAATTCTCGCCACCGGCGCCATCGCCGCCAGCTTCGTCGAAGACCTCCGTCTGCTGCCCGACGCCGAGGTGGTCGCGGTCGGCTCCCGCTCGGCCGACAGCGCCCGGACCTTCGCCGACCGGTTCGACATCCCCCGGGCGTACGGCTCGTGGGCCGAACTCGCCGCCGACGACGAGGTCGACGTCGTCTACGTGGCCACCCCGCACTCGGCGCACCACGCCGCCACCATGACCTGCCTTGACGCCGGGCGGGCGGTGCTGTGCGAGAAGCCGTTCACCCTCGACCTGGCCAGCAGCACCGAGCTGGTGCAGACCGCGCGGGCCCGGGACGTGTTCCTGATGGAGGCCATGTGGATGCGGTGCAACCCGACCGTACGGCGGGTGACGGAGCTGATCGCCGACGGCGCGATCGGTGAGGTCGTCTCGGTACACGCCGATTTCGGGCTGGCCGGACCGTTCGCGGCGGAGAGCCGGATGCGCAACCCCGCGCTCGGCGGCGGCGCTCTGCTCGACCTGGGTATCTACCCGGTGAGCCTGGCGCATCTGATCCTCGGCCGGCCGGACGCGGTGCACGCCTGGGCGAGTCTGACCCCGGAGGGCGTGGACCAGAACACCGGCGTGCTGCTGGGCTACGACTCCGGTGCGGTGGCCGCGTTGACCTGCGGCATTGTCGGTGCCACGCCGGTGACGGCGACGATCACCGGCAGCACCGGCCGGATCGCGCTGCCGGATCCGTTCATCTGCCCGGACGAGTTCACCATCCGCCGGGGCACCGGCGACCCCGAGGTGGTCCGGGTGGTCGAGCCGGCCGGCAACGGCTACCAGTACGAGGCGGCCGAGGTGCACCGGTGCCTGGCGGCAGGGCTGCGGGAGAGCCCGCTGGTGCCGCACGCGGTGACCCTGGAGGTGATGGAGCTGCTGGACACGATCCGGGGCCAGATCGGCGTCAGCTACACCTGA
- a CDS encoding polysaccharide deacetylase family protein — protein sequence MGSRVLALAAVAATAVLTSAYVIGFGTAPTQVAGPGPSPTPAPAPVVTPSGHDPDLGPPPTVGPATANPPTANPATTGPAVPLPEYAPLAVDRSGPHGTRLTSGSAAVALTFDDGPHPVHTRQTLDVLRQYGVKATFCLVGRNAAAYPELVAAIAAEGHTLCNHSWSHDFALGSYPPAAVRADLTRTSEAIRAAAPGHPVSYFRQPGGFWTPTVVEVAQELGMASVHWTIDPADYHQPGAGSITATVTAQAVPGSVVLLHDAGGNRTGTVQALRTILPNLRQRFLVDALPPFAERADQRSRRLHLKTGQI from the coding sequence GTGGGTTCCCGTGTGCTGGCCCTGGCGGCGGTGGCCGCGACGGCGGTGCTGACCAGCGCGTACGTGATCGGGTTCGGGACCGCACCGACCCAGGTGGCCGGCCCTGGCCCCAGCCCCACGCCGGCTCCGGCACCGGTGGTCACCCCCTCCGGCCACGACCCGGACCTCGGCCCGCCGCCGACCGTCGGACCAGCGACCGCCAACCCACCGACCGCCAACCCGGCGACCACCGGCCCGGCGGTGCCGCTGCCCGAGTACGCACCGCTGGCCGTCGACCGCAGCGGGCCGCACGGCACCCGACTGACCAGCGGCAGCGCCGCCGTGGCACTCACCTTCGACGACGGCCCCCACCCGGTGCACACCCGACAGACCCTCGACGTGCTGCGCCAGTACGGCGTCAAGGCCACGTTCTGCCTGGTCGGGCGGAACGCGGCGGCGTACCCGGAACTGGTCGCGGCGATCGCCGCCGAGGGCCACACCCTGTGCAACCACTCGTGGAGTCACGACTTCGCCCTCGGCAGCTACCCGCCGGCCGCGGTCCGGGCCGACCTGACCCGGACCTCCGAGGCGATCCGGGCGGCGGCCCCCGGCCACCCGGTCTCCTACTTCCGTCAGCCGGGCGGCTTCTGGACCCCGACCGTGGTCGAGGTCGCCCAGGAGCTGGGGATGGCCTCGGTGCACTGGACCATCGACCCGGCCGACTACCACCAGCCCGGGGCCGGCAGCATCACCGCCACTGTCACCGCCCAGGCCGTACCGGGCTCGGTCGTCCTACTGCACGACGCCGGCGGCAACCGCACCGGCACCGTCCAGGCACTGCGGACGATCCTGCCCAACCTGCGGCAACGCTTCCTCGTCGACGCGCTTCCACCGTTCGCCGAACGGGCCGATCAGCGCAGCCGCCGACTGCACCTGAAGACCGGCCAGATCTGA
- a CDS encoding DUF2993 domain-containing protein translates to MSTYPAFPEPAPRSRPRRRTGRRLLVVAAVLLVILGIALVVADRVAVAYAERAVTDQIRQQIAAQNIESSEPDVSIGGFPFLTQVLAGDYRSISIVLRDVSAPVNGNSVRLPTLDVDARGVQASLDTLRTGQGEVVAETVQGEATVAYGSVVTLIDQPGVELSERDGQLAVTAPVEILGQQVVLTGTADLEVADGQVLLRFANLDAEGLPGDDAARGFVDAYAQQLSIAVPLPELPFQLDLQQVHVTPAGLVVTATAQDVPLSALG, encoded by the coding sequence GTGTCGACGTATCCGGCATTTCCGGAGCCAGCTCCTCGGAGCCGGCCCCGCCGACGTACCGGGCGTCGCCTGCTCGTCGTCGCCGCCGTCCTGCTGGTGATCCTCGGCATCGCCCTGGTCGTCGCCGACCGGGTGGCGGTCGCCTACGCCGAACGTGCGGTCACCGACCAGATCCGGCAGCAGATCGCCGCGCAGAACATCGAGTCCTCCGAGCCGGACGTCTCGATCGGCGGCTTCCCGTTCCTGACCCAGGTGCTCGCCGGCGACTACCGGTCCATCTCGATCGTGCTGCGTGACGTCTCCGCCCCGGTCAACGGCAACAGCGTTCGGCTGCCGACCCTGGACGTGGACGCCCGCGGCGTACAGGCGTCACTGGACACCCTGCGGACCGGCCAGGGCGAGGTCGTCGCGGAGACCGTGCAGGGCGAGGCCACCGTCGCGTACGGCAGCGTGGTCACGCTGATTGACCAGCCCGGCGTCGAGCTGTCCGAACGCGACGGCCAGCTCGCCGTCACCGCGCCCGTGGAGATCCTCGGCCAGCAGGTGGTGCTGACCGGCACGGCCGACCTGGAGGTCGCCGACGGTCAGGTCCTGCTGCGCTTCGCCAACCTCGACGCCGAGGGACTGCCCGGCGACGACGCCGCCCGTGGCTTCGTCGACGCCTACGCGCAGCAGCTGTCGATCGCCGTACCGTTGCCGGAGCTGCCGTTCCAGCTCGACCTGCAGCAGGTGCACGTGACCCCGGCCGGTCTGGTGGTCACCGCGACGGCCCAGGACGTGCCGCTGAGCGCCCTCGGCTGA
- the pstC gene encoding phosphate ABC transporter permease subunit PstC produces the protein MTKPATATSGTPSSDPPPGGSPRGTSPDESPIVTDRRRGRSGKRIGDQIFSGTAVGAGVLILVTLAAVAAFLLYEGFPALTADAEDLPGGEGFLAYVGPLLFGTVLAAVIALVVATPLAIGIALFISHYAPRRIAAGLGYLVDLLAAVPSVVYGLWGIAFLAPQVVPVYRWLEEYLGFIPFFAGPTSTTGRTMLTAGLVLAVMILPIMTAVNREVFLQTPRLQEEASLALGATRWEMIRMTVLPFGRSGIISGSMLGLGRALGETLAVAMILSAYDVVTINLIDSVNSNTIAANIALDFPESSGLAVNALIASGLVLFALTFAVNFAARAVVARRRDFSGANA, from the coding sequence GTGACAAAGCCCGCCACCGCCACCAGCGGTACCCCATCGAGCGATCCGCCGCCGGGCGGCTCGCCGCGCGGCACGTCACCGGACGAGTCGCCGATCGTCACGGACCGTCGTCGGGGCCGGTCCGGCAAACGGATCGGCGACCAGATCTTCTCCGGCACCGCCGTCGGTGCCGGCGTACTGATCCTCGTCACCCTCGCGGCGGTCGCCGCCTTCCTGCTCTACGAAGGCTTCCCCGCGCTCACCGCCGACGCCGAGGATCTGCCCGGCGGCGAGGGCTTCCTCGCGTACGTCGGTCCGTTGCTGTTCGGCACGGTGCTGGCCGCCGTGATCGCCCTGGTGGTCGCCACCCCGCTGGCCATCGGCATCGCGCTGTTCATCTCGCACTACGCGCCCCGCCGGATCGCCGCCGGGCTCGGCTACCTGGTCGACCTGCTCGCCGCCGTACCCAGTGTCGTCTACGGACTCTGGGGCATCGCCTTCCTCGCCCCGCAGGTGGTGCCGGTCTACCGCTGGCTGGAGGAGTACCTCGGCTTCATCCCGTTCTTCGCCGGCCCCACCTCGACGACCGGGCGGACGATGCTGACCGCCGGGCTGGTGCTGGCGGTGATGATCCTGCCGATCATGACGGCGGTGAACCGGGAGGTCTTCCTGCAGACCCCGCGTCTGCAGGAGGAAGCCTCCCTGGCGCTGGGCGCCACCCGCTGGGAGATGATCCGGATGACCGTGCTGCCGTTCGGCCGCTCCGGCATCATCAGCGGCAGCATGCTCGGCCTCGGCCGGGCCCTCGGCGAGACCCTCGCCGTCGCGATGATCCTCTCCGCGTACGACGTGGTCACCATCAACCTGATCGACTCGGTCAACAGCAACACCATCGCCGCCAACATCGCCCTCGACTTCCCCGAGTCCAGCGGCCTGGCGGTCAACGCGCTGATCGCCTCCGGCCTGGTGCTGTTCGCGCTGACCTTCGCCGTCAACTTCGCCGCCCGGGCCGTCGTCGCCCGCCGGCGTGACTTCTCGGGAGCGAACGCATGA
- a CDS encoding NUDIX hydrolase, whose protein sequence is MVEQASGFYAAGRTPAPTRLAATVLLLRPAADPGGDGVEVYLIRRVPAVAFGGVYAFPGGGVDPADADEDLDWVGPDPQTWAHRWGSTPEQARAVVCAAAREVFEETGVLFAGSDSATMVDAVDSPMWEEERQALLARTVSFAQLLRRHRLALRSDLLAPWSRWVTPAFERRRFDAHFFVARLPAGQATREVSGEADHGLWVTPRQALDRAAAGRWQLLPPTWVNLAEVGAYADPAAVFAASADRDAARPITPDLHVDPDGTVSFVVAAS, encoded by the coding sequence ATGGTCGAGCAGGCCAGCGGCTTCTACGCGGCCGGCCGCACCCCGGCACCGACCCGGCTGGCGGCGACGGTGCTGTTGCTGCGGCCGGCGGCCGACCCGGGCGGCGACGGGGTCGAGGTCTACCTGATCCGCCGGGTGCCGGCCGTCGCGTTCGGCGGGGTGTACGCCTTCCCCGGTGGCGGGGTGGATCCGGCTGACGCGGACGAGGACCTCGACTGGGTCGGGCCGGATCCGCAGACCTGGGCGCACCGGTGGGGGAGCACCCCGGAGCAGGCCCGCGCGGTGGTCTGCGCGGCGGCCCGCGAGGTGTTCGAGGAGACCGGCGTCCTGTTCGCCGGCTCAGACTCGGCCACAATGGTTGATGCTGTGGACAGTCCGATGTGGGAGGAAGAGCGGCAGGCGTTGCTGGCCCGTACGGTGAGCTTCGCACAGCTGCTGCGCCGGCACCGGCTGGCCCTGCGGTCGGACCTGCTGGCCCCGTGGAGCCGGTGGGTCACCCCGGCGTTCGAGCGGCGTCGGTTCGACGCGCACTTCTTCGTCGCCCGGCTGCCGGCCGGCCAGGCGACCCGGGAGGTCTCCGGCGAGGCCGACCACGGGCTCTGGGTCACGCCTCGGCAGGCGTTGGACCGGGCTGCGGCCGGTCGGTGGCAGCTGCTGCCGCCCACCTGGGTCAATCTCGCCGAGGTCGGTGCGTACGCCGACCCGGCGGCGGTCTTCGCCGCCTCGGCGGACCGGGACGCGGCCCGGCCGATCACCCCGGACCTGCACGTCGATCCGGACGGGACGGTCAGCTTCGTCGTCGCGGCGAGCTGA
- the mshD gene encoding mycothiol synthase — protein sequence MAEPATRTSVTVDRSDRLDPAQVDRVLTLARAAADTDGADPLPEQVVLTLREASAARHVTLTGPAGDLTGYAHLDPTDPAGPVGELVVHPAHRRRGYGRRLLAELLDIVDPAAGLRIWAHGDHPSAAALALDHGFTRDRVLLQLRRRLTDPLPEPTLPARVRLRAFVPGRDDDAWVALNAVAFADHPEQGRWGLPQLRARMAQPWFDPAGFLLAEDAAGRLLGFHWTKVHADAAVGEVYVLGVDPTAHGGGLGRALTLAGLRHLAGAGLPRAMLYVDESNTAAVRLYTRLGFLRWSADVAYRRP from the coding sequence ATGGCGGAGCCGGCGACCCGAACGAGTGTGACCGTCGACCGGTCCGACCGGCTCGACCCGGCCCAGGTCGACCGGGTGCTGACGCTGGCCCGGGCCGCCGCCGACACCGACGGTGCCGACCCGCTGCCCGAACAGGTCGTTCTCACGCTGCGCGAGGCGAGCGCCGCCCGGCACGTCACGCTGACCGGCCCGGCCGGCGACCTGACCGGGTACGCGCACCTCGACCCGACCGATCCGGCCGGCCCGGTCGGCGAGCTGGTGGTGCACCCGGCGCACCGGCGACGCGGGTACGGCCGACGGCTGCTCGCCGAGCTGCTCGACATCGTCGACCCGGCCGCCGGGCTGCGGATCTGGGCGCACGGCGACCATCCGTCGGCTGCCGCCCTCGCCCTCGACCACGGCTTCACCCGCGACCGGGTGCTGCTGCAGCTGCGCCGCCGGCTGACCGATCCGCTGCCCGAGCCGACGCTGCCGGCCCGGGTACGGCTGCGGGCGTTCGTCCCGGGCCGTGACGACGACGCCTGGGTGGCGCTCAACGCCGTGGCGTTCGCCGACCATCCGGAGCAGGGCCGCTGGGGGCTGCCGCAGCTGCGGGCCAGGATGGCGCAACCGTGGTTCGACCCGGCCGGTTTCCTGCTCGCCGAGGACGCGGCCGGCCGGTTGCTCGGCTTCCACTGGACCAAGGTGCACGCCGACGCGGCGGTCGGCGAGGTCTACGTACTCGGGGTCGATCCGACCGCCCACGGCGGCGGTCTCGGCCGCGCGCTCACCCTGGCCGGGCTGCGGCATCTGGCCGGGGCCGGCCTGCCCCGGGCGATGCTCTACGTCGACGAGTCGAACACCGCGGCGGTACGGCTCTACACCCGGCTCGGTTTCCTGCGCTGGTCGGCCGACGTCGCCTACCGCCGGCCCTGA
- a CDS encoding response regulator transcription factor — MEILLLVTARAGEPSAVLPALDLLPHSVRTAPRDVRTLVSGPSPDAVLVDARSELSEARATCRMLHATGLGVPLVAVVTEAGLIALNADWGVDDVILASAGPAEVEARLRLAVGRLTNATSGAGGLIRAGELSIDPDTYAAKLKGRPLDLTYKEFELLKFLAQHPGRVFTRDQLLREVWGYDYFGGTRTVDVHVRRLRAKLGSEYESMIGTVRQVGYKFVVPPSRSPLPDNEPAPLPV, encoded by the coding sequence GTGGAAATCCTGCTGCTGGTGACGGCCCGTGCAGGCGAGCCGTCGGCCGTACTGCCCGCACTCGACCTGCTCCCCCATTCGGTGCGGACCGCACCCCGTGACGTACGTACCCTGGTGTCCGGGCCCAGCCCCGACGCGGTCCTGGTGGATGCCCGGTCAGAGCTGTCCGAGGCCCGCGCGACCTGCCGGATGCTGCATGCCACCGGTCTGGGCGTCCCGCTGGTCGCGGTGGTCACCGAGGCCGGCCTGATCGCGCTCAACGCCGACTGGGGCGTCGACGACGTGATCCTGGCCAGCGCCGGCCCCGCCGAGGTGGAGGCCCGGCTGCGGTTGGCGGTCGGTCGGCTGACCAACGCCACGTCCGGTGCCGGCGGGCTGATCCGGGCCGGTGAGTTGAGCATCGATCCGGACACCTACGCCGCCAAGCTCAAGGGCCGGCCGCTCGACCTGACGTACAAGGAGTTCGAGCTGCTGAAGTTCCTCGCCCAGCACCCGGGCCGGGTCTTCACCCGCGACCAGCTGCTGCGTGAGGTCTGGGGTTACGACTACTTCGGCGGTACGCGCACGGTCGACGTGCACGTGCGGCGGCTGCGCGCCAAGCTCGGCTCGGAGTACGAGTCGATGATCGGCACGGTCCGCCAGGTGGGCTACAAGTTCGTGGTGCCACCGAGCCGCTCGCCGCTGCCCGACAACGAGCCCGCTCCGCTGCCCGTCTGA
- the pstA gene encoding phosphate ABC transporter permease PstA, with translation MTTITPPRAVATNSLTSGVLPTWAPWAVVGVSLSVGLLGGLSLGLSIALSVVFGVLLTLVALPAVSWRVEGGRRAKDRFVTVLVALAFALAMLPLLSLVITVTSNGINRFDLTFLTSDMRGVLGEGGGALHATVGTLLMTGAAALISVPIGVMCAVYLVEYGRGRLARWVTLLVDVMTGIPSIVAGLFAFAFFALFFGPSIRFGLGGSVALSVLMVPVVVRSVEEMLKLVPNELREASYALGVPKWRTVLRVVLRTAAPGIATGVTLSIARVIGETAPLLIISGATTALNSNLFDGRMASLPVFTYYSYSIPGSRPEFGVDRAWAAALTLFILVMALNLVARLISRFFSLPNSR, from the coding sequence ATGACCACCATCACCCCGCCCCGGGCGGTGGCCACCAACTCGCTCACCAGCGGCGTGCTCCCCACCTGGGCGCCGTGGGCGGTGGTCGGCGTCAGCCTGTCCGTGGGCCTGCTCGGCGGGCTCAGCCTCGGCCTGTCCATCGCGCTGTCGGTCGTGTTCGGCGTACTGCTGACCCTGGTGGCGCTGCCGGCGGTCTCCTGGCGGGTCGAGGGCGGTCGGCGGGCCAAGGACCGCTTCGTCACCGTGCTGGTCGCCCTCGCCTTCGCGCTGGCCATGCTCCCGCTGCTCTCGCTGGTGATCACCGTCACCAGCAACGGCATCAACCGGTTCGACCTGACCTTCCTCACCAGCGACATGCGCGGGGTGCTCGGCGAGGGCGGCGGTGCGCTGCACGCCACCGTCGGCACCCTGCTGATGACCGGCGCGGCGGCGCTCATCTCGGTCCCGATCGGCGTGATGTGCGCCGTCTACCTGGTCGAGTACGGCCGGGGCCGGCTGGCCCGCTGGGTGACCCTGCTGGTCGACGTGATGACCGGTATCCCGTCCATCGTGGCGGGCCTGTTCGCGTTCGCCTTCTTCGCGCTCTTCTTCGGCCCGAGCATCCGCTTCGGCCTCGGCGGCTCGGTCGCCCTGTCCGTGCTGATGGTGCCGGTGGTGGTCCGCTCGGTCGAGGAGATGCTCAAGCTGGTGCCGAACGAGCTGCGGGAAGCCTCGTACGCGCTCGGCGTACCGAAGTGGCGCACCGTGCTGCGGGTGGTGCTGCGGACCGCCGCCCCCGGCATCGCCACCGGCGTCACCCTGTCGATCGCCCGGGTGATCGGCGAGACCGCCCCGCTGCTGATCATCTCGGGTGCCACCACGGCGCTCAACTCCAACCTGTTCGACGGTCGGATGGCCTCGCTGCCGGTCTTCACCTACTACTCGTACAGCATCCCCGGGTCCCGGCCGGAGTTCGGGGTGGACCGCGCCTGGGCCGCCGCGCTCACCCTGTTCATCCTCGTCATGGCACTGAACCTGGTGGCCCGTCTGATCTCCCGGTTCTTCTCCCTGCCGAACAGCCGCTGA